In Agrococcus jenensis, the genomic window GTTGGAGCGGCGTCGGCGCACAGTCTGCACGAAACGGGACCGCATGGCAAATCAGATATCCCGTTCCGAGGCGCGCGGACGATGAGCGCCGTCATGCGTCCGTGCCCCACCCAGAACACGCGGCGCGCCCGCTCCATTCCCGCGCGGCGCCCCTGCAGCGTGGGATGCTGGCTCGATACCGACACCGCCAGGAAGGACCGACGAATCATGCAGCAGCTGAGCGTCATCGGCGTCGAGGACGACGTGCTCATCCTCGAGTCCGACTCCGGCGAGCGCTTCAGCGTGCCCGTCGAAGCACTGCCCGAGCGCAGGAAGCAGCCGAGCGCGATCCCCCACCGGGAGCGTAAGGCCACCCCCCGCGACATCCAGTCCCTCATCCGAGGCGGCATGACGGCCGAGCAGGTCGCCTCGTCGACCGGCGAGGAGCTCGCCTACATCGAGCGGTTCGAGGGCCCGGTGCTCGCCGAGCGCGCGCACGTGCTCGACTCCGCGCTCTCGATCCCGGTCGCCTCCGGCGACATCGACCCGCTCGCGCAGGAGACGACCTTCGGCGCGGCGATCGAGGAGCGGCTCGACGACCTGCGCGCCTCCGACCGCTCGTGGGCGTCGTGGAAGGACGCCGAGGGCGGCGCCTGGACCGTGCGCCTGCGCTTCACGACCGAGGGCATCCAGCACGAGGCGCTGTGGGGCTACGAGTCGAAGAAGGCCACGCTCACGCCGCGCAGCAAGGAGGCGATCTCGCTGAGCCAGTCGGGCGACGCGTCGAGCGTGCTCGTGCCGCGGCTGCGCGCGATCGACCGCCAGTCCCGTCCGTCCGCACCGGCAGGCGCACCCGCGCCGTCTGAGGCGGCACCCGCTGCGGGCTCCGCGCCGGCAGCGGGCTCCGCGCCGTCGCCGGCCGACGAGCCCGCTCCCCCGATCTCGCAGCGCGCGGCGACCGACACCGGCCGCTTCGACTCGGATGCCTTCCGCATCCAGCGCGGTGCGACGCGGTCGGCGCCCGCACCGGTCGAGCCCGGCATCGGCCTCGAGGACGCCGTCGCCTCCTCCGCCGCGGTCGAGAGCTCGGTCGACGAGCGCCGCGAGCCGACGAAGGCCGACAACCCGTGGCTCCGCCGTCGCGGCGGCGAGGTCGGCAGCCAGCCCGAGAACGTGCAGGCCGCTGCCATCAACCGGCCGGCTGCCTCGACGCAGCCCAACCACACGGCCGAGCTGCTGGACGCGTTGCGCCGTCGCCGGAGCGAGCGCGAGGCCGCGCTGCGCACGGCCGAGAGCGAGCCCGTCCGCTACGAGCCGGAGCCGGCGCAGGCCGAGCAGGCGGCAGAGCCCGAGCCCGAGGCGCAGCGTCCGCAGCGCGCCGCGGCGACCGGGCCCGTCGGCGGCCGCAAGCGCGGCTCGCGCGCGTCCATGCCGAGCTGGGACGAGATCGTGTTCGGCAGCCGCACGGACGACGACCGCTAGCCGCACCGCACGCAGTGCAGAGGGAGGGCCGCCCGATGGGCGCCCTCCCTCTGGCGTGTCGCGGGCACTCGCGTCCCACCTGAACGCTTCGTCATGTTAGATTCACCGCGCACAGTCCCGTGCACCTACAAGGAGGTAGGCATGACAGCATCCGCGCACGACACCACGCGCGACAACGACCGCAAGGGCCTGGGCCGGGTCGTCACCGCCGCCATGGCCGGCACGGTCGTCGAGTGGTACGAGTTCTTCCTGTACGCCACGGCGTCCACGATCGTCTTCAACCTGATCATGTTCCCCGCGAACGACGATCCGTACTTCCCCATCATCAGCGCGTTCCTGACCTACGCGGTCGGCTTCATCGCACGCCCGCTCGGCGGCATCGTCTTCGGCCACTTCGGCGACAAGTACGGCCGCAAGAAGATGCTGCAGTTCGCCATCATCCTGGTCGGCGTCGCCACGTTCCTCATGGGCTGCCTGCCCACGTTCGCGCAGATCGGCTACTGGGCACCCGCACTGCTCGTGCTGCTGCGCTTCGCGCAGGGCTTCGCGGTCGGCGGCGAGTGGGGCGGCGGCGTGCTGCTCGTCGCGGAGCACTCCCCCAACAAGGAGCGCGGCTTCTGGTCGTCGTTCCCGCAGGCCGCCGTGCCTGCCGGCAACCTCATCGCCACCGTCGTGCTGCTCGTGCTGCAGTGGACGCTCGACGACGAGGCGTTCCTCAGCTGGGGCTGGCGCGTCGCGTTCTGGCTCTCGGTCGTCATCGTCGCGGTGGGCTACTACATCCGCACGCGCGTCACCGATGCACCGATCTACCAGGCCGTCCGCGACGAGGTCGCGCAGTCGCAGGCGCAGTCCTACGGCGTGCTCGAGGTGCTCAAGCGCTACCCCAAGGGCGTGCTGACGGCCATGGGCCTGCGCTTCGCCGAGAACGTCCTCTACTACCTGGTCGTGACGTTCTCGATCGTGTACCTGCGGACCTACCTCGAGTACGACGTCTCGCGCATCCTCGGGCTCATGGCGATCGCGCACATCGCGCACTTCATCTTCGTGCCGATCGTGGGCAGGTTCACCGACCGGGTCGGGCGCAAGCCGATGTACCTCGCCGGCGTCCTGCTCGCCGCGACGTGGGGCTTCATCGCCTTCCCGATGTTCGAGACGGGCAGCGACATCGTCATCCTCTCGGCGATCATCCTCGGCCTGCTCTTCCACGCGCTCATGTACGCGGGCCAGCCCGCCATCATGGCCGAGCTGTTCCCGACGCGCATGCGCTACTCGGGCGTCTCGCTCGGCTACCAGGTGACGTCGATCGTCGCGGGCTCGCTCGCCCCGATCATCGCCACCGCGCTGCTGAGCCAGTTCGACAGCTACATCCCGGTCGCGATCTACATCGTCATCGCGTGCGTCATCACCCTCGTGGCGGTGCTCGCGCTCAAGGAGACGAAGGGCATCTCGCTCCACGACGTCGACGACATCGACCGCGAGCGACTGCTCGCCGAGAAGGGCACCCTCTGAGCATCGATCTCGATCGGTGATCGGGCGGGCGGCGGGGGCATCCTCGCCGCCCGTCCGCATCCCAGCAGATAGCGTTGCAGCACACCTACGGAAGGAATCGACGATGACGTCAATCGCCTGGATCGGACTCGGCAACATGGGCAGCCGGATGTCCTCCCACCTGGTCACCGCGGGTCACGACGTGCGCGGCTACGACGTCGTGGACGCGCTGCGCGACGGCGCTGCGGAGCATGGCATCACGCCCGTCGGCTCGATCGCCGAGGCGGTGGAGGGCGCCGAGGTCGTCATCCTCAGCCTCCCGAAGGGCGAGCACGTGCGGCAGGTGCTCGAGAGCGACGGCGGCGTCTTCGCGCACGCCGCGCCCGGCACGCTCATCCTCGACACGTCGACCGTTGACATCGAGACCTCGCAGTGGTGCCACGGCCAGGCCGGCTCCCGCGGGTTCCGCTTCGTCGACGCACCGGTCTCGGGCGGCACGCAGGGCGCGCAGGCCGGCACCCTCACCTTCATGCTCGGCGGCATCGAGGACGACGTCGCCGACGCGAAGGAGATCGTCACGCCGATGGCGGGCAACGTCTTCGCCGTCGGCGAGGCGACGCACGGCATCGCCGCGAAGCTCGTGAACAACATGATGCTCGGCATCTCGATCCTCGCGATGTCCGAGGGCTCGCAGCTCGCGCAGCAGCTCGGGCTCGACCCGCAGGCGTTCTTCGACGTCGCCCGGGTGTCGTCCGGTGACTCGTGGGCGCTGCGCACCTGGTACCCCGTGCCTGGGATCGTGCCGGGCGCCGCATCCAACGACAACTTCGACGCGTCGTTCTCGGCGATGCTCTGCCACAAGGACGTCACGCTCGCCGTCGCGGGCGCGGAGCAGACGGGCGTGCACGTGCCAGCCGCGACGCTCATCCGCGATCAGCTGCAGCGGCTGCTCGACGACGGGCTCGGCGGCAAGGACTGCACGCTCGTCGTGCGCGAGGCGAGCCCCGACGGCACCGTGCAGGGCTGGGACGGCAACTGATGCGGATCCGCGGCGCGGTGCTCCGCTCGATCGGCGCCGAGCGGCCATTCGCCGCGTCCCGGCCGCTCGAGCTCGTCGACCTCGAGCTCGACGCGCCGGGCCCCGGCGAGCTGCTCGTCCGCATCGAGGCGGCGGGGCTGTGCCACAGCGACCTCTCGGTCGTCGACGGCGCCCGGCCGCGGCCGGTGCCGATGCTGCTCGGCCACGAGGCGGCGGGCATCGTCGAGGCGATCGGCGCCGGCGTCGACGACGTCGCGGTCGGCGATCGCGTCGTCACGACCTTCCTGCCGCGCTGCGGCGAGTGCGCCGCGTGCGCGACGGACGGCAGGCTGCCGTGCGAGCGAGGCTCGGCGTCGAACGGCGCCGGCGAGCTGCTCGGCGGCGGGCGACGCCTGCACGAGGGCTCCGGCGCCTCGGCCTCCGACGTGCATCACCACCTGGGCGTCTCGGCCTTCGCGACGCACGCGGTGCTCGACCGGCGCTCGGTCGTGCCCGTCGGCGCGGATGTGCCGCCCGCGGTCGCCGCGGTGCTCGGCTGCGCGATGCTGACCGGTGGCGGCGCGGTCATCAACGCGGGGAAGCCGCGCGAGGGCGACGACATCGTCATCGTCGGGCTCGGCGGCGTCGGCATGGCTGCGCTGCTCGCGGCGGTCTCGCTCGGCGTCGGCCGCGTGATCGGCATCGACGCCGTGCCGGCCAAGCTCGAGACGGCGCTCGCGCTGGGCGCCGACGTGGCGCTCTCCCCCGACGATGCGATCGCGCAAGGGCTGCGAGCACCTGTGGTCGTCGAGGCGGCCGGGCACCCCAAGGCGTTCGAGACGGCGTTCGCGCTCACCGCCGCTGGCGGCACGACGGTGACCGTCGGGCTCCCGCGTGCCGATGCGCGGTCGTCGCTGTCGCCGCTGACGTTCACCGCGGAGGCGCGCACCGTGATCGGCTCGTACCTCGGCTCCGCGGTGCCGGCGCGCGACATCCCGCGCTATGAGCAGCTCTGGCGCGAGGGCAGGCTCCCCGTCGAGGCGCTCGTGACGAGCGAGATCGAGCTCGACGGGCTCAACGAGGCGCTCGACACGCTCGCGGACGGGAAGGCGATCCGCCAGGTCGTCCGCTTCTAGCCCGAGCCAGCCTCAGGCCCGCGCCATGCGCGCCGAGTGGTCACGACGCGCCGCAGCAGGGATGCCGGGTGGTCACGACACGCCGCGGGGCGCGCAGCCGCACGGCGCGTCCTGACCACCCGGCGCCGACCACCCCGCGCCGGTCGCCCGGACGGGCGTGGGTCAGCGGCGGCGCGACGAGCCCCGTCCGCTGTTCCGGTCGCGGCGCTCGCCGATCTTGCGGGCGACGAACCCGACGAGGGCGGTGGCGACGGTCGTGATGATCCACCTGCGCATGGTGGGTTCCTCTCCTGAGAGCTGTCCCGGGCTGTGGGCCCGGCTGGCCGACCCGGGCCGTTCGACCCAGGTGCAGGGCAATCCTGTACCCCGCTCCTGGACGTCGGATCAACGGGCCCGAGCGGTCAGGCGAAGGCGCCGAAGCGGCGCAGCGGCACGCGGAGCTCGTCGGGCGTGAGCGAGCCGTGCTGGCCGACCATGCCGCGGCCCGGGTCGTCGGCGTCGAGGTAGATGGCGGTGCGACCCCGCACCGCG contains:
- the sepH gene encoding septation protein SepH, which translates into the protein MQQLSVIGVEDDVLILESDSGERFSVPVEALPERRKQPSAIPHRERKATPRDIQSLIRGGMTAEQVASSTGEELAYIERFEGPVLAERAHVLDSALSIPVASGDIDPLAQETTFGAAIEERLDDLRASDRSWASWKDAEGGAWTVRLRFTTEGIQHEALWGYESKKATLTPRSKEAISLSQSGDASSVLVPRLRAIDRQSRPSAPAGAPAPSEAAPAAGSAPAAGSAPSPADEPAPPISQRAATDTGRFDSDAFRIQRGATRSAPAPVEPGIGLEDAVASSAAVESSVDERREPTKADNPWLRRRGGEVGSQPENVQAAAINRPAASTQPNHTAELLDALRRRRSEREAALRTAESEPVRYEPEPAQAEQAAEPEPEAQRPQRAAATGPVGGRKRGSRASMPSWDEIVFGSRTDDDR
- a CDS encoding MFS transporter — encoded protein: MTASAHDTTRDNDRKGLGRVVTAAMAGTVVEWYEFFLYATASTIVFNLIMFPANDDPYFPIISAFLTYAVGFIARPLGGIVFGHFGDKYGRKKMLQFAIILVGVATFLMGCLPTFAQIGYWAPALLVLLRFAQGFAVGGEWGGGVLLVAEHSPNKERGFWSSFPQAAVPAGNLIATVVLLVLQWTLDDEAFLSWGWRVAFWLSVVIVAVGYYIRTRVTDAPIYQAVRDEVAQSQAQSYGVLEVLKRYPKGVLTAMGLRFAENVLYYLVVTFSIVYLRTYLEYDVSRILGLMAIAHIAHFIFVPIVGRFTDRVGRKPMYLAGVLLAATWGFIAFPMFETGSDIVILSAIILGLLFHALMYAGQPAIMAELFPTRMRYSGVSLGYQVTSIVAGSLAPIIATALLSQFDSYIPVAIYIVIACVITLVAVLALKETKGISLHDVDDIDRERLLAEKGTL
- a CDS encoding NAD(P)-dependent oxidoreductase, which translates into the protein MTSIAWIGLGNMGSRMSSHLVTAGHDVRGYDVVDALRDGAAEHGITPVGSIAEAVEGAEVVILSLPKGEHVRQVLESDGGVFAHAAPGTLILDTSTVDIETSQWCHGQAGSRGFRFVDAPVSGGTQGAQAGTLTFMLGGIEDDVADAKEIVTPMAGNVFAVGEATHGIAAKLVNNMMLGISILAMSEGSQLAQQLGLDPQAFFDVARVSSGDSWALRTWYPVPGIVPGAASNDNFDASFSAMLCHKDVTLAVAGAEQTGVHVPAATLIRDQLQRLLDDGLGGKDCTLVVREASPDGTVQGWDGN
- a CDS encoding alcohol dehydrogenase catalytic domain-containing protein, which produces MRIRGAVLRSIGAERPFAASRPLELVDLELDAPGPGELLVRIEAAGLCHSDLSVVDGARPRPVPMLLGHEAAGIVEAIGAGVDDVAVGDRVVTTFLPRCGECAACATDGRLPCERGSASNGAGELLGGGRRLHEGSGASASDVHHHLGVSAFATHAVLDRRSVVPVGADVPPAVAAVLGCAMLTGGGAVINAGKPREGDDIVIVGLGGVGMAALLAAVSLGVGRVIGIDAVPAKLETALALGADVALSPDDAIAQGLRAPVVVEAAGHPKAFETAFALTAAGGTTVTVGLPRADARSSLSPLTFTAEARTVIGSYLGSAVPARDIPRYEQLWREGRLPVEALVTSEIELDGLNEALDTLADGKAIRQVVRF